The Apodemus sylvaticus chromosome 5, mApoSyl1.1, whole genome shotgun sequence genome has a segment encoding these proteins:
- the Katnbl1 gene encoding KATNB1-like protein 1: MAFDTHHVKKRNFSNSIDLPRKRISNFTSKNMKEVKRSPKQLAAYISRTVGQAVKSPDKLRKVLYYRKLVRHSFPNPCYRTKQSPKSGGCDMANKENELACAGHLPENLRHDSRTFVINTSDSGSSQTENPSSKYSAFFSEVSQDHETMTQVLFSRNLRLNVALTFWRKRSISELVAYLVRIEDLGVVVDCLPVLTNSLQEEKQCISLGCCVDLLPLVKSLLQSRFEEYVIVGLNWLQAVIKRWWSELSSKSEIISDGNIKTLKQQLNGLWEQENHLTLVPGYTGNIAKDVDAYLLQLH, translated from the exons ATGGCATTTGATACTCACCATGTTAAAAAACGGAACTTCTCTAATAGTATTGATCTTCCTAGAAAGAGGATCTCTAATTTCACCAGTAAGAACATGAAGGAG GTTAAGAGATCTCCTAAACAGTTGGCTGCTTACATAAGTAG AACAGTTGGACAAGCAGTGAAAAGCCCAGATAAACTGCGGAAGGTACTCTACTACAGAAAGTTAGTTCGTCATTCCTTCCCAAATCCTTGTTACAGAACTAAGCAGTCCCCTAAAAGTGGGGGCTGTGACAtggcaaataaagaaaatgaactgGCTTGTGCAGGCCATCTACCCGAAAATTTACGCCATGACAGTCGGACATTTGTTATTAATACCAGTGATTCTGGGTCTTCACAGACAGAAAATCCATCATCAAAATATAGTGCTTTCTTTTCTGAG GTTTCTCAGGACCATGAGACAATGACCCAGGTTCTATTCAGCAGGAATTTGAGACTGAATGTAGCTTTGACTTTCTGGAGAAAGAGAAGTATAAGTGAACTTGTAGCTTATTTAGTAAG GATAGAAGACCTTGGAGTTGTGGTAGATTGCCTTCCTGTTCTAACCAATAG TTTACAGGAGGAAAAGCAGTGTATCTCACTTGGCTGCTGTGTAGACTTACTTCCTCTAGTAAAGTCTTTACTTCAAAGCAGATTTGAAGA aTATGTAATTGTTGGCTTAAACTGGCTTCAAGCAGTAATAAAAAGGTGGTGGTCAGAACTCTCATCTAAATCAGAAATTATAAGTGATGG aaatATTAAAACTTTAAAGCAACAGTTGAATGGATTATGGGAACAGGAAAACCATCTTACTTTGGTTCCAGGATATACTGGTAATATAGCTAAG GATGTAGATGCTTATTTATTACAGCTACATTGA